One Actinospica robiniae DSM 44927 genomic region harbors:
- a CDS encoding sensor histidine kinase: MTPTGTPEGCDDGPRPDPRPEPEQSAEEQHQRQAPARGASPRHLASTALRAPLTAAAWRETFFIASGLPVALVTSTTVLTLASVALALLPTTVLALPFLAALYWCGRRFTGWQLARFRALLGVDIPPPPPAERQPVWWRSVWVATKSAGNWRRLAYHALSLLVDGLGCTIVLGLWLAGVVFGTIALWSWAWPAGYGLFGYSVHGVGRIVALTVCGLAALLLAPWAAQAAVRLNVALAHGLLSLSGKDQLTRRVETLTQSRTEMIDAADAERRRIERDLHDGAQQRLVSLALNLGMTRTTLTEVPESVRTAIEQAHDEAKLALEELRDFVRGLHPAVLDEMGLDAALSGITARSPVPVRLLVELPERPPRAVETVAYFVVSEALTNVAKHAQARRVDIVVEQDGGLLRVIVSDDGRGGADPSRGSGLRGLGQRVRSLDGTMSVDSPAGGPTLLVVELPCAS; this comes from the coding sequence ATGACGCCGACCGGGACCCCAGAGGGCTGCGACGACGGTCCGCGGCCCGATCCGCGGCCGGAGCCGGAGCAGTCCGCCGAAGAACAGCACCAGCGGCAGGCACCCGCCCGGGGCGCGAGCCCGCGGCACCTCGCCTCCACGGCGTTACGCGCTCCGCTCACGGCCGCCGCATGGCGCGAGACCTTCTTCATCGCCTCGGGTCTCCCCGTGGCCCTGGTGACCTCCACGACCGTCCTGACGCTCGCCTCCGTCGCGCTGGCCCTCCTGCCCACGACCGTCCTGGCGCTGCCCTTCCTCGCCGCGCTCTACTGGTGCGGGCGCCGGTTCACCGGATGGCAGCTGGCGCGCTTCCGCGCGTTGCTCGGGGTCGACATCCCGCCCCCGCCGCCGGCCGAGCGGCAGCCCGTCTGGTGGCGGTCCGTCTGGGTCGCGACGAAGTCCGCCGGCAACTGGCGCCGCCTCGCCTACCACGCCCTGTCGCTGCTGGTCGACGGGCTCGGCTGCACGATCGTGCTGGGTCTGTGGCTCGCCGGGGTGGTGTTCGGCACGATCGCGCTGTGGTCGTGGGCGTGGCCGGCCGGGTACGGGTTGTTCGGCTACTCGGTGCACGGCGTGGGCCGGATCGTGGCGCTGACCGTGTGCGGGCTGGCAGCCCTCCTGCTGGCGCCGTGGGCCGCGCAGGCCGCCGTCCGGCTCAACGTGGCGCTGGCGCACGGGCTGCTCTCGCTCAGCGGCAAGGACCAGCTGACCCGCCGGGTCGAGACGCTCACCCAGAGCCGCACCGAGATGATCGACGCCGCGGACGCCGAGCGCCGCCGGATCGAACGCGATCTGCACGACGGCGCGCAACAGCGCCTGGTCTCCCTGGCCCTGAATCTGGGCATGACGCGCACCACCCTGACCGAGGTGCCCGAGTCGGTGCGCACCGCGATCGAGCAGGCCCACGACGAGGCCAAGCTGGCCCTCGAGGAGCTGCGCGACTTCGTCCGCGGGCTGCACCCGGCAGTGCTCGACGAGATGGGCCTGGACGCGGCCCTGTCCGGGATCACCGCCCGTTCCCCGGTGCCGGTGCGCCTGCTGGTGGAGCTGCCCGAACGGCCGCCGCGCGCGGTGGAGACGGTCGCCTACTTCGTGGTCTCCGAAGCCCTGACCAACGTGGCGAAGCACGCCCAGGCCCGCCGGGTCGACATCGTGGTCGAACAGGACGGCGGCCTGCTGCGGGTGATCGTGTCCGATGACGGCCGCGGCGGCGCGGACCCGAGCCGCGGATCCGGACTGCGCGGCCTGGGCCAGCGGGTGCGCTCCCTGGACGGGACCATGTCCGTCGACAGTCCGGCCGGCGGCCCGACACTCCTGGTGGTGGAACTGCCGTGCGCATCGTGA
- a CDS encoding DUF4097 family beta strand repeat-containing protein, with amino-acid sequence MSVHVSGPPSGRRRRGAAVCGAAALGLLAAGAAGCAAVTAGPTDQTDQHSSYQHTISKVELTVDSGNISLSAGNSGAESISAHLEWNKTKPSVSESWSGSTLVIKSSCPSQSHCSVDFTVQVPAGTEVSSRTTDGDLSVQDLTGGLDATVGTGDVNLAGVGGRIQVGSDTGTVTGTELAAGAVTVHGDTGDVSLGFANAPDTVSAVTSTGNVTVSVPGGSAGYQVTAEAQTGQRTVSVPVDSGSSHTITARTGDGDVTVS; translated from the coding sequence ATGTCTGTACACGTTTCCGGACCGCCGTCCGGGCGCAGGCGCCGGGGGGCCGCGGTGTGCGGCGCGGCGGCACTGGGCCTGCTCGCCGCCGGTGCGGCCGGGTGCGCCGCCGTCACCGCCGGGCCGACCGACCAGACCGATCAGCACAGCAGCTATCAGCACACGATCTCCAAGGTCGAGCTCACCGTGGACTCCGGGAACATCTCGTTGTCCGCCGGGAACTCGGGCGCGGAGAGCATCTCGGCCCACCTGGAGTGGAACAAGACCAAGCCCTCCGTCTCGGAGTCCTGGAGCGGCAGCACCCTGGTGATCAAGTCCAGCTGCCCGAGCCAGTCGCACTGCAGCGTCGACTTCACCGTGCAGGTCCCGGCGGGAACCGAGGTGAGTTCCCGCACCACCGACGGCGATCTGTCGGTGCAGGATCTGACCGGGGGCCTCGACGCCACCGTCGGCACCGGCGACGTCAACCTCGCCGGGGTCGGCGGGCGGATCCAGGTCGGCTCGGACACCGGGACGGTCACCGGGACCGAACTCGCCGCCGGCGCGGTCACGGTCCACGGCGACACCGGGGACGTCTCGCTCGGCTTCGCGAACGCCCCGGACACCGTCTCCGCCGTCACCAGCACCGGCAACGTCACCGTCTCCGTCCCCGGCGGCTCGGCCGGCTACCAGGTGACCGCCGAGGCCCAGACCGGGCAGCGCACCGTCAGCGTGCCGGTCGACTCGGGCAGCTCGCACACGATCACGGCCCGGACCGGAGACGGCGACGTCACAGTGAGCTGA
- a CDS encoding thioesterase II family protein has translation MTDRWLRVLRPVARPRLRLVCLPHAGGTASFFQPWAELMPPDVELLAVRYPGRHDRYGDPFAESMEQLADPVAAALEPLLDRPIALFGHSMGATVGYEVAVRLEAAGRPPVRLFVSSRRAPHLPFEENLADLPDDDLVAEVRKLGGVDDGLLDLPEMRAIALPSLRADYRLVTAYCPAEPVKTSVPVVAYTGLADPGCTLDEARAWAELSLGGFELRVFPGDHFYLVPERETLLAHLFSRLR, from the coding sequence ATGACTGACCGGTGGCTGCGGGTGCTGCGACCCGTGGCCCGGCCCCGGCTTCGCCTGGTGTGCCTGCCGCACGCGGGCGGGACGGCGTCCTTCTTCCAGCCGTGGGCCGAGCTGATGCCGCCGGACGTGGAACTTCTCGCGGTGCGCTATCCGGGCCGGCACGACCGGTACGGCGATCCCTTCGCCGAGTCCATGGAGCAGCTCGCCGATCCGGTGGCCGCCGCGCTCGAGCCGCTGCTCGACCGGCCGATCGCGCTGTTCGGCCACAGCATGGGCGCCACCGTGGGGTACGAGGTCGCGGTCCGGCTCGAGGCCGCCGGCCGCCCGCCGGTCCGGCTGTTCGTCTCCAGCCGCAGAGCCCCGCACCTGCCGTTCGAGGAGAACCTCGCCGACCTGCCCGACGACGATCTGGTGGCCGAGGTGCGCAAACTCGGCGGCGTGGACGACGGGTTGCTGGACCTGCCCGAGATGCGGGCCATCGCGTTGCCCTCGTTGCGGGCCGACTACCGGCTGGTCACCGCCTACTGCCCGGCCGAGCCGGTCAAGACGAGCGTGCCGGTGGTCGCCTACACGGGCCTGGCCGACCCCGGCTGCACCCTGGACGAGGCCCGGGCCTGGGCGGAACTGAGCCTCGGCGGGTTCGAGTTGCGCGTGTTCCCCGGTGATCACTTCTACCTGGTGCCGGAGCGGGAAACGCTGCTGGCGCATCTGTTCTCCCGACTGCGGTGA
- a CDS encoding LuxR C-terminal-related transcriptional regulator: protein MAVSSTQPPNGDETAAAHSPPAGPGASASGTRRTADTGDHPALAIHRMLTEEIAVVNERWRQLQRNCEVLLSMAAGPGVSTASETAEHPPQRLTGLSAVHQAVQVLVFQARDEILAFPPTPAHPDCAALTDRMLNQAAARPGVRIRAIYPESVYATAGFDESAPADAQGHPLPDGAPEEAGPEKPGAGLEDAVTGSAALDIETFEADSDSETEGAEPAGSGPVPVRAPYQLRIAPEGTEARIAPELPLCMLVVDGGVALVSDDPARGALLIRDASTVAALRALFESYWIQAKAPASDDESQECSPLDRAILRQLATGNKDDAVARLLGISVRTLRRRVADLMQRVEAQSRFELAIEVAARGWVSPATLRSARPGAVRDSAVRDSGAQNRAAPEPRPARDYPPEWDEPGVGARTLTRRR from the coding sequence ATGGCAGTCAGTTCCACGCAGCCTCCGAACGGGGACGAGACCGCCGCGGCTCATTCGCCGCCGGCCGGCCCGGGGGCCTCGGCCTCCGGCACGCGGCGGACGGCGGACACCGGCGATCATCCGGCCCTGGCCATCCACCGCATGCTGACCGAGGAGATCGCGGTGGTCAACGAGCGCTGGCGGCAGTTGCAGCGCAACTGCGAGGTCCTGCTGTCGATGGCGGCCGGGCCGGGCGTGAGCACCGCGTCGGAGACGGCGGAGCATCCGCCGCAGCGGCTGACCGGGTTGTCCGCGGTACATCAGGCCGTTCAGGTTCTGGTGTTCCAGGCCCGCGATGAGATCCTGGCCTTCCCGCCGACGCCGGCGCACCCCGACTGCGCCGCCCTGACCGACCGGATGCTGAACCAGGCGGCGGCCCGGCCCGGGGTGCGGATCCGGGCGATCTACCCGGAGTCGGTGTACGCCACGGCCGGCTTCGACGAGTCGGCGCCCGCCGACGCGCAGGGGCACCCGCTCCCGGACGGCGCACCGGAGGAGGCCGGTCCGGAAAAACCCGGCGCCGGCCTCGAGGACGCGGTCACCGGTTCGGCGGCCCTCGACATCGAGACCTTCGAGGCCGACTCCGACTCGGAGACGGAGGGCGCGGAACCGGCCGGGTCCGGGCCCGTGCCGGTCCGGGCGCCGTACCAGCTGCGGATCGCCCCCGAGGGCACCGAGGCGCGGATCGCCCCCGAACTGCCGCTGTGCATGCTGGTGGTCGACGGCGGCGTGGCCCTGGTCTCCGACGATCCCGCGCGCGGCGCGCTGCTGATTCGGGACGCCAGCACGGTCGCCGCGCTGCGCGCCCTGTTCGAGTCCTACTGGATCCAGGCCAAGGCGCCGGCCTCGGACGACGAGTCGCAGGAGTGCAGCCCGCTGGACCGGGCCATCCTGCGCCAGCTGGCGACCGGCAACAAGGACGACGCGGTCGCCCGGCTGCTGGGCATCTCGGTGCGCACACTGCGCCGCCGGGTCGCCGACCTGATGCAGCGGGTCGAGGCGCAGTCCCGGTTCGAGCTCGCCATCGAGGTCGCCGCCCGCGGCTGGGTCAGCCCGGCCACGCTCCGCTCCGCGCGCCCAGGCGCCGTGCGGGACTCCGCCGTACGGGACTCCGGCGCGCAGAACCGGGCCGCGCCCGAGCCCCGGCCGGCGCGGGACTACCCGCCGGAATGGGACGAACCGGGAGTCGGCGCACGCACCTTGACGCGCCGCCGCTGA
- a CDS encoding ornithine carbamoyltransferase produces the protein MAVRTRSLISIDDLSDTDLRRIVERGRRFADGERAAPLAGKVVGTYFAKTSTRTRTAFSSGALRLGAGVVPYGPGDLQTNTGETYEDTGRVFARMLDVLVARTAGDPAQLRGWAAEGGMSVVNAMTADEHPTQALADLTTLLGHFGRLEDLRLLYIGEGNNTAAALALALTRIEGFEFEVRTPPGYGLDPAIAARARNQAEASKGAFAERHDMDELPEALDVIYTTRWQTTGTTKPDPNWREIFAPFQVVRDLWQTSPEAVFMHDLPAHRGEEVTSEVLDGPQSIAFQQAANKMYSAMAVLEWCQGTDTEVDQRT, from the coding sequence ATGGCAGTGCGAACACGAAGCCTGATATCGATCGACGACCTGTCCGACACTGACCTGCGCCGGATCGTGGAGCGCGGCCGCCGGTTCGCCGACGGCGAACGGGCCGCGCCCCTGGCCGGAAAGGTGGTCGGCACCTACTTCGCCAAGACCTCCACCCGGACCAGGACCGCGTTCTCCAGCGGCGCGCTGCGCCTCGGCGCCGGCGTGGTCCCGTACGGGCCCGGCGATCTGCAGACCAACACCGGCGAGACCTACGAGGACACCGGCCGGGTGTTCGCGCGGATGCTCGACGTCCTGGTCGCGCGGACCGCCGGCGACCCGGCGCAGCTGCGCGGCTGGGCGGCCGAGGGCGGCATGTCGGTGGTCAACGCGATGACCGCGGACGAGCACCCGACCCAGGCGCTGGCGGACCTGACCACGCTGCTCGGGCACTTCGGCCGGCTGGAGGACCTGCGGCTGCTCTACATCGGCGAGGGCAACAACACCGCGGCGGCCCTCGCACTGGCCCTGACCCGGATCGAAGGCTTCGAATTCGAGGTGCGCACTCCGCCCGGATACGGCCTGGACCCGGCGATCGCGGCCCGCGCCCGGAACCAGGCGGAGGCGTCCAAGGGGGCCTTCGCCGAGAGACACGACATGGACGAGCTGCCCGAGGCGCTGGACGTCATCTACACGACCCGCTGGCAGACCACCGGGACCACGAAGCCGGACCCGAACTGGCGGGAGATATTCGCCCCCTTCCAGGTCGTCCGGGACCTGTGGCAGACCAGCCCGGAGGCGGTGTTCATGCACGACCTGCCGGCGCATCGCGGCGAGGAGGTCACCTCGGAGGTGCTCGACGGGCCGCAGAGCATCGCGTTCCAGCAGGCCGCGAACAAGATGTACAGCGCCATGGCGGTGCTCGAGTGGTGCCAGGGAACCGATACCGAGGTGGACCAGCGGACATGA
- a CDS encoding response regulator transcription factor: protein MRIVIAEDSVLLRAGLERLLDWAGFEVVGCAGDAERLLALVEEHQPDLAIVDIRMPPTFTDEGMRATLTLRQRWPEVAVLVLSQYVEERHATDLLTRDTAGVGYLLKDRVADVESFIETLRRLGDGGTALDPEVVAQLLVRSKARNPLGELTERELGVLSLMAEGRSNYGIASKLVISESAVAKHVKSIFMKLDLTMTDTDHRRVLAVLQFLAP, encoded by the coding sequence GTGCGCATCGTGATCGCGGAGGACTCGGTCCTGCTGCGGGCAGGGCTCGAGCGGCTGCTGGACTGGGCCGGATTCGAGGTGGTCGGCTGCGCCGGGGACGCCGAACGGCTGCTGGCCCTGGTCGAAGAGCACCAGCCGGACCTGGCCATAGTCGACATCCGGATGCCGCCCACCTTCACCGACGAGGGGATGCGCGCGACCCTGACGCTGCGTCAGCGGTGGCCGGAGGTGGCGGTGCTGGTGCTGTCTCAGTACGTGGAGGAGCGCCACGCCACCGACCTGCTGACCCGGGACACCGCCGGGGTCGGCTACCTGCTCAAGGACCGGGTCGCGGACGTGGAGTCGTTCATCGAGACCCTGCGCCGGCTCGGCGACGGCGGCACCGCGCTGGACCCCGAAGTGGTGGCCCAGCTGCTGGTGCGCAGCAAGGCCCGCAATCCGCTGGGCGAGCTGACCGAGCGCGAGCTCGGCGTGCTCTCGCTGATGGCGGAGGGCCGGTCCAACTACGGCATCGCGAGCAAGCTGGTGATCAGCGAGAGCGCGGTGGCCAAGCACGTCAAGAGCATCTTCATGAAGCTCGACCTCACCATGACCGACACCGACCATCGCCGGGTCCTGGCCGTCCTGCAGTTCCTGGCCCCGTAG
- a CDS encoding MMPL family transporter — MLTRMGLFCFRRYRWILIVWLVVMAGGGAAIGPVFSDLSNGTTLSGTESAQASDAIQNGVDYGITYYVLVNGVDPNAPATQQALSSAESDTRAITGVKSVTGPTIAQDGKALSLTVVLDKADSQYLPYTDSRARMQQLSTALPGSTVLIGGGDLISDEANDAIQSDLTRAEELSLPVTLVVLVFIFGGVVAASLPVLAALGTVAGGFGILMCLSGLFQLDGNAVTVVSLLGLALSIDYGLLLVVRYREELTRTDDRAEAVARTWRSAGRTILFSGLTVAAALTSLLAFDIGPLRIMGVAAISTVAVAILASLTLTPAMLGLCGARVKPSQKQIARQAAAAAAAGVDDPAEHGFFAGLARITQRRPLIMTIACLALLLAIASPLLGTVIKVPQLEALPQSLESVQVANELSGEFGLTSQPGVEVVARTDTASLNAYAAQWRSDPEVLRVEPATAVNPHLSTVILAVKGDDQTAAARALVERLRADRPAGVQSWVAGDAANLIDLNDRLESGLPLAAGITVLAMVILLFLMSGSLIIPIKALLMNALSLSASFGVLVAVFQHGHLAGPLGMLVVGGLNPYMIVIVFTFGFGLSMDYEVFLLSRIREYRAEGADPDTAVRRGLQRSGRVITSAALLMLIVFAFFATAKTGQIQEIGLGLFVAVLIDATVVRCLLVPAVMTLLGSAAWWAPGPLRRFHERRGLTEEPAAPAGEPALADSSS, encoded by the coding sequence ATGCTTACACGAATGGGACTGTTCTGCTTCCGCCGGTACCGGTGGATCTTGATCGTCTGGCTGGTCGTGATGGCCGGAGGCGGGGCCGCCATCGGCCCGGTCTTCAGCGATCTGAGCAACGGCACGACGCTCTCGGGCACCGAGTCGGCGCAGGCCAGCGACGCGATCCAGAACGGCGTGGACTACGGCATCACCTACTACGTGCTGGTCAACGGGGTCGACCCGAACGCGCCGGCCACGCAGCAGGCGCTGTCCTCGGCCGAGTCCGACACGCGGGCGATCACCGGGGTCAAGTCGGTGACCGGCCCGACGATCGCCCAGGACGGCAAGGCCCTGTCGCTGACCGTCGTGCTGGACAAGGCGGACTCGCAGTACCTGCCCTACACCGACTCGCGCGCCCGGATGCAGCAGCTCTCGACCGCGCTGCCCGGATCCACGGTGCTGATCGGCGGCGGCGACCTGATCAGCGACGAGGCCAACGACGCGATCCAGAGCGACCTGACCCGCGCCGAGGAGCTGTCCCTGCCGGTGACCCTCGTCGTGCTCGTGTTCATCTTCGGCGGGGTGGTCGCCGCCTCGCTGCCGGTGCTCGCCGCGCTGGGCACCGTGGCCGGCGGGTTCGGCATCCTGATGTGCCTGTCCGGCCTGTTCCAGCTCGACGGGAACGCGGTCACGGTGGTCAGCCTGCTGGGCCTGGCCCTGTCGATCGACTACGGGCTGCTGCTCGTGGTCCGCTACCGCGAGGAGCTGACCCGCACCGACGACCGGGCCGAGGCGGTCGCCCGCACCTGGCGCAGCGCCGGACGCACCATCCTGTTCAGCGGCCTGACCGTGGCCGCGGCGCTGACCAGCCTGCTGGCCTTCGACATCGGACCGCTCAGGATCATGGGCGTGGCCGCGATCAGCACGGTCGCCGTGGCGATCCTGGCCTCCCTGACGCTCACCCCGGCGATGCTCGGCCTGTGCGGCGCGCGGGTCAAGCCCTCGCAAAAGCAGATCGCCCGGCAGGCCGCCGCGGCGGCGGCCGCGGGCGTCGACGACCCGGCCGAGCACGGCTTCTTCGCCGGACTCGCCCGGATCACCCAGCGCCGGCCGCTGATCATGACGATCGCGTGCCTGGCGCTGCTGCTGGCGATCGCCTCGCCGCTGCTGGGCACCGTGATCAAGGTCCCGCAGCTCGAGGCCCTGCCGCAGAGCCTGGAGTCGGTGCAGGTGGCCAACGAGCTGTCGGGCGAGTTCGGCCTGACCTCGCAGCCCGGCGTGGAGGTCGTCGCCCGCACCGACACGGCGTCGCTGAACGCCTACGCGGCCCAGTGGCGCAGCGACCCTGAGGTGCTGCGGGTGGAACCGGCGACGGCGGTGAACCCGCACCTGTCCACGGTGATCCTGGCGGTCAAGGGCGACGACCAGACCGCGGCCGCGCGGGCGCTGGTGGAACGGCTCAGGGCGGACCGTCCGGCCGGCGTCCAGTCCTGGGTGGCCGGCGACGCGGCCAACCTGATCGATCTGAACGACCGCTTGGAGTCGGGGCTGCCGCTGGCGGCCGGCATCACCGTGCTGGCCATGGTGATCCTGCTGTTCCTGATGTCCGGCTCGCTGATCATCCCGATCAAGGCCCTGCTGATGAACGCGCTCTCGCTCTCCGCGTCCTTCGGCGTGCTGGTGGCGGTCTTCCAGCACGGGCATCTGGCCGGTCCGCTCGGCATGCTGGTGGTCGGCGGGCTGAACCCGTACATGATCGTGATCGTGTTCACCTTCGGATTCGGCCTGTCCATGGACTACGAGGTCTTCCTGCTCAGCCGGATCCGCGAATACCGGGCCGAGGGCGCCGATCCGGACACGGCGGTACGCCGGGGCCTGCAGCGCAGCGGCCGGGTGATCACCTCCGCGGCGCTGCTGATGCTGATCGTGTTCGCGTTCTTCGCCACCGCGAAGACGGGGCAGATCCAGGAGATCGGCCTCGGCCTGTTCGTCGCAGTACTCATCGACGCCACCGTCGTGCGCTGCCTCCTGGTGCCGGCGGTGATGACGCTGCTCGGCAGCGCCGCCTGGTGGGCTCCCGGCCCGCTGCGCCGCTTCCACGAACGGCGCGGCCTGACCGAGGAGCCGGCCGCGCCGGCCGGAGAGCCGGCGCTGGCGGACAGTTCCTCCTGA
- a CDS encoding MFS transporter, which produces MTTVDKSDQQLRLSAPESDPLADLVPDPVSDAEIEAVAEDAGAAAEAEVPLGKNRDFLLLWVGAGVAYIGSRVSAIAYTLLVFWNTGSAAQASFVSTAALLPSLFMQLPAGLLVDRWGRRKVMIGCDIGRIIAIGSVIAAVALGHVWLPQLMVVAFVEGSLTILYLLAERAAVFTVVEEEQIGSAMSRNEARNQAAGLVGQPLGTLLFAVFRWVPFASTVIAHFISLGTLMFIRRDLSVTRSENKRTPVGDLAEGFKFVWSQLYLRRALMLIAASNILFQILALGLIVIIHRHGGSATTIGLVIAASGVGGMFGALHSGIFMRRFGIRRIIMGVNLAWALLMTSIAFEQTPVGLAVIFTLMLYGGGVANVAGIVYTMRTTPGNMQGRVGSIANLLASGGNSLGALVAGVLLDSYTSKTVMFIVGAVMAALAVLAFAWFGGRKAAALEKELHLAD; this is translated from the coding sequence ATGACGACCGTCGACAAGTCAGATCAGCAGCTGCGCCTCTCCGCGCCCGAGTCCGATCCGCTCGCGGATCTGGTTCCGGATCCCGTGTCGGACGCCGAGATCGAGGCCGTGGCCGAAGACGCCGGCGCCGCCGCCGAGGCCGAGGTGCCCCTGGGCAAGAATCGCGACTTCCTGCTGCTGTGGGTCGGCGCCGGGGTCGCCTACATCGGCTCCCGGGTCAGCGCCATCGCCTACACGCTGCTGGTCTTCTGGAACACCGGCTCCGCCGCCCAGGCCAGCTTCGTGTCCACCGCGGCGCTGTTGCCCAGCCTGTTCATGCAGCTGCCCGCCGGACTGCTGGTGGACCGCTGGGGCCGGCGCAAGGTGATGATCGGCTGCGACATCGGCCGGATCATCGCGATCGGCAGCGTCATCGCCGCCGTGGCCCTCGGGCACGTCTGGCTGCCGCAGCTGATGGTCGTCGCCTTCGTCGAGGGCAGCCTGACCATCCTCTACCTGCTCGCCGAACGCGCCGCGGTCTTCACCGTGGTCGAGGAGGAGCAGATCGGCTCGGCGATGTCCCGCAACGAGGCGCGCAACCAGGCGGCCGGCCTCGTCGGCCAGCCGCTGGGCACGCTGCTGTTCGCGGTCTTCCGCTGGGTCCCGTTCGCCTCGACCGTGATCGCCCACTTCATCTCGCTCGGCACGCTGATGTTCATCCGGCGCGACCTGAGCGTGACCCGCAGCGAGAACAAGCGCACGCCGGTGGGCGACCTGGCCGAGGGCTTCAAGTTCGTCTGGTCGCAGCTCTACCTCCGCAGGGCCCTGATGCTGATCGCGGCCAGCAACATCCTGTTCCAGATCCTCGCGCTCGGCCTGATCGTGATCATCCACCGCCACGGCGGCTCGGCCACCACCATCGGCCTGGTCATCGCGGCCAGCGGCGTCGGCGGCATGTTCGGCGCCCTGCACAGCGGGATCTTCATGCGCCGCTTCGGCATCCGCCGGATCATCATGGGCGTGAACCTGGCCTGGGCGCTGCTGATGACCAGCATCGCCTTCGAGCAGACCCCGGTCGGTCTGGCCGTGATCTTCACCCTGATGCTCTACGGCGGCGGCGTGGCCAACGTCGCGGGCATCGTCTACACGATGCGCACCACGCCGGGGAACATGCAGGGCCGGGTGGGCTCGATCGCCAACCTGCTCGCCTCCGGCGGCAACTCCCTCGGCGCCCTCGTCGCGGGCGTGCTGCTCGACTCGTACACGTCGAAGACGGTCATGTTCATCGTCGGAGCGGTGATGGCCGCGCTCGCGGTCCTCGCCTTCGCCTGGTTCGGCGGACGCAAGGCCGCCGCGCTCGAGAAGGAACTGCACCTCGCGGACTGA
- a CDS encoding AfsR/SARP family transcriptional regulator produces the protein MEFRILGPVEMWDMGSEIPIDGPKERTVLAALLLAKGRTVSDAVLLDLLWGESPPKTYTSQLYTYISRLRKRFGTGTAILRQHPGYLIKTGDGVLDSDLFERYAAQGREALRLGRPETAAELLGAALALWRGPALANVSQSLIDAEADRLEEARMAVLENRIEADLALGRHSQLVSELSGLVVRHPLHERLRAHLMTALYRCGRQGDAMSVYQDGCRILSNELGVYPGRALREAHQFILHGRDLVPSR, from the coding sequence ATGGAATTTCGCATCCTCGGCCCGGTGGAGATGTGGGACATGGGCTCTGAGATACCCATCGACGGCCCGAAGGAGCGCACGGTGCTGGCGGCGCTTCTGTTGGCAAAGGGTCGGACGGTGTCCGACGCGGTGCTGCTGGACCTCCTCTGGGGTGAAAGCCCGCCGAAAACGTATACATCACAGCTTTACACCTACATTTCTCGGTTGCGCAAGAGATTCGGTACGGGAACCGCAATACTCCGTCAACATCCCGGCTACCTGATCAAGACCGGCGACGGCGTCCTGGACAGCGACCTGTTCGAGCGGTACGCCGCGCAGGGCCGTGAGGCGCTGCGGCTGGGCCGCCCGGAGACGGCCGCCGAGCTGCTGGGCGCCGCGCTGGCCCTGTGGCGCGGGCCGGCCCTGGCGAACGTCAGCCAGTCGCTGATCGACGCCGAGGCCGACCGGCTGGAGGAGGCGAGGATGGCGGTGCTGGAGAACCGGATCGAGGCGGATCTGGCCCTCGGCCGGCACAGCCAGCTGGTCTCCGAGCTCTCCGGCCTGGTCGTGCGGCACCCGCTGCACGAACGGCTGCGCGCCCACCTGATGACCGCGTTGTACCGCTGCGGCCGCCAGGGCGACGCGATGAGCGTGTACCAGGACGGCTGCCGGATCCTGTCCAACGAGCTCGGCGTGTATCCGGGCCGGGCGCTGCGGGAGGCGCACCAGTTCATCCTGCACGGGCGGGACCTCGTCCCCTCCCGCTAG